In Stomoxys calcitrans chromosome 2, idStoCalc2.1, whole genome shotgun sequence, the following proteins share a genomic window:
- the LOC131994848 gene encoding trichohyalin-like: MTKAELDNVKKSIAKLRRRHLKDLRKIFRLNVEIAYEKSQQLECKKKLSLKKKLEDKLQKMEEMKIKRLGHLQNERQLRIALRIERLQRLKYMATLSEEDRQIYLKELKAQRKRRKLFKEKGKQEHPAVKRIRRQIRKTKAKKDFLKGDILSLRSSIDHFHQIREALRDTNKRFRKKATDIRKVLLTEKMSMSHLKEVSQSLLSGKSKQKLRSLGENSYKASDTKSNDKLALCDIRIEKAPAGTMASKRKGCKFSKLKELGQAAKQSKKSNGKRKDWSSADIGPPDFHSMRRSRRSSTRPSTHFPEAEFQEEKELANKPQTYDQKYFRNLLKSKSQIIRQHLQTERQIKKAQLEKKQKEAQEEERQRKLRELETRRKRRSTFNKDKELDRLLKEALEGKFNQADVVPAEMPVVSEDILKMSTKGEKINIWDLMPSRKIEESTLKETLEHEKSSKEEKKSSKSRLIKRTSKLRKIKSHGHLKLAKTTDSEESNVEDLTSEVTPSHLLDGKDGSKEDQNDGEPPIKETVEEEALMKSLKKRKAKRRFPIRRKKFLEILSEKGYDSDSIVICSPCGINPRQPVVRTGLTRWNPLSARIAASVTCNGPMAESRLRPASTAVDNDDELS, encoded by the exons ATGACAAAAGCTGAACTGGACAATGTGAAGAAATCGATTGCAAAGCTACGTCGTCGCCATTTAAAAGATCTACGGAAAATCTTTCGCCTCAATGTGGAAATTGCCTATGAGAAAAGTCAGCAATTGGAATGTAAG aaaaaattaagccTAAAGAAAAAGCTCGAAGATAAATTACAGAAAATGGAAGAAATGAAAATCAAAAGACTTGGACATTTGCAAAATGAAAGGCAGTTAAGAATTGCGTTGCGAATAGAACGTCTACAGAGACTTAAATATATGGCCACATTGAGTGAGGAGGACAGACAAATTTATCTGAAGGAATTAAAGGCTCAACggaaaagaagaaaattatTTAAGGAAAAAGGTAAACAAGAACATCCGGCAGTGAAACGTATAAGACGTCAAATAAGAAAAACGAAGGCGAAGAAGGATTTTTTGAAAGGCGATATTTTATCTTTGCGTTCCAGTATTGATCATTTTCATCAGATACGAGAGGCTTTAAGAGATACAAATAAAAGGTTTAGAAAAAAAGCCACAGATATTAGAAAAGTTTTGTTGACTGAAAAAATGTCTATGTCTCATCTAAAGGAGGTCAGTCAAAGTTTATTGAGTGGGAAGTCAAAGCAGAAACTAcgtagccttggagaaaattcaTACAAGGCATCTGACACAAAGTCAAATGATAAATTAGCGCTCTGTGATATACGCATAGAGAAAGCGCCAGCGGGGACCATGGCATCTAAGCGCAAAGgttgtaaattttcaaaattaaaagaaCTAGGCCAAGCCGCCAAACAAAGTAAAAAATCGAATGGGAAGAGAAAAGATTGGTCCTCCGCAGATATTGGACCTCCAGATTTTCATTCTATGAGAAGGTCTCGACGTAGCTCCACTAGGCCATCCACACATTTCCCTGAAGCCGAGTTCCAGGAAGAAAAGGAACTTGCCAATAAGCCCCAAACCtatgatcaaaaatattttcgcaaTTTACTCAAGTCAAAGTCACAAATTATACGCCAACACTTGCAAACTGAGCGACAAATAAAAAAAGCCCAACTGGAGAAAAAACAaaaggaggctcaagaagaggAGAGGCAAAGAAAGCTACGTGAATTGGAGACTCGTAGAAAACGTAGATCCACATTTAATAAGGATAAAGAATTGGATAGGCTGTTGAAAGAAGCCCTTGAAGGTAAATTTAATCAAGCTGATGTTGTGCCAGCCGAAATGCCTGTGGTCAGTGAGGATATATTGAAAATGTCCACCAAAGGGGAAAAAATCAACATTTGGGATCTTATGCCTAGcagaaaaattgaagaaagtacATTAAAAGAAACATTGGAACATGAAAAATCCtctaaagaagaaaagaaatccAGCAAATCCCGCCTTATAAAGAGAACTTCAAAATTGAGGAAAATAAAATCCCATGGACATTTGAAACTGGCTAAAACAACCGATTCTGAGGAATCAAATGTTGAAGATTTGACATCTGAAGTGACGCCAAGCCATTTATTGGATGGCAAAGATGGCTCCAAAGAAGATCAAAATGATGGGGAACCCCCTATTAAGGAAACCGTAGAAGAAGAGGCTCTTATGAAGTCTTTAAAGAAACGCAAGGCCAAAAGGAGGTTTCCCATTAGACGaaagaaatttttggaaattttaagtGAAAAAGGTTATGACTCCGACAGCATTGTGATATGCAGTCCTTGCG